GGGGCGTCGCCAAGATCTTCTTCGAGGCGTTCGCGCTGCACCCGAAGCATCATCACGACGTCTGAACCCTCAATCGCATCATCAACAGATCGTTGCGGAATTTCGTCAGGCAGAAGGTTCGGGGGCCCCGCCAGCCGAACCTCGGCGCCAAGGCGCGGAAGAAGCTTGGCATTGGAACGAGCAACGCGGCTGTGCCGGATGTCGCCGCAGATTGCGACCTTGAGCCCTTTGAGCCGGCCGAAGCGGTGCTTGATCGTCGCGGCGTCGAGAAGTGCTTGGGTAGGGTGCTCGTTCGTCCCGTCGCCGGCATTGATGACAGGCGCCTCCATGATCTCGGCGACGATCCCCGGCGCGCCGTTGTCGCGATGGCGGATGACGAGTGCGTCCGGGCGCATCGCGTTGAGCGTCTGCGCCGTATCCTCCAGCGTCTCACCCTTTTTGACCGAAGAATGTTCGACCGAGAGCGAAATCGCGGAGGCGCCTAGGCGATGTGCTGCCGTTGCGAACGACATCGCTGTCCGCGTTGAGTTTTCGTAGAAGACGTTGAAAACGATGCGCCCCCTGAGCGCTTCGCTCGAAATGCTGCGGCGATTGGCACCGAAGAATCGATCCGCGCTCTCAAGAATGCCGGCGATCTGGTCGTCGGTCAGCGAATCGATGGAAAGCAGGTCCACGAGGGCGCGACTTATTGGGGACGTTGCAGGTTGGCCAGTGCGTCGATCGCGCCCTGGAGGATATGCGCTGCCGCGAGAGCGTCCACTTTCTCCGCACGCTTCGCCCGGCTGACGTCGGCGTCGATCATCGCGCGTTCCACCGCCTGCGTCGACCAGCGCTCGTCCCACAGGAGTGTCGGCAGATCCAGGGCAGAGGCATTCCTTGCAAAAGCGCGGACCGATTGCGTTCGCGGGCTGTCGGTACCGTCCATATTCAACGGTAAACCAATGACTAAGCCGACGATGCTCTGACTATCGATGAATTTCCGCAAGCTCAGGAGGTCCTGCGTGAACTTCGTTCGCCGGACCGTTTCCGCGGGGCCGGCGAAGTGCCAACCCCCATCGCAAATCGCGAGGCCGATCGTCTTGGTGCCGACGTCGAGTCCGGCGAGCTTGCCGCCATCGGGAAGCGCAGCGGCGAAGTCGCTCACGTCGGCGGTGATCACTGATGCCACACAGCAAGCCTCCGTTCCGCGTCGCGCCGGATCGCACCCCAGAACAAGGCATAGTCGTAAACGTGATAATTGTTGCCGGGCAGGACGTAGCGGCCAAGCGCCGGTATCTTTCCGTCCAGAAGCAGCAGCCCTTTGTCACAGTGAGCGCCGACCGCGCCGGGCAAAAGGCTAGCCGACATCAGGTTTCCACTTGGAACAAGCGTTCCAGGGTT
This portion of the Sphingomonas limnosediminicola genome encodes:
- a CDS encoding aspartate carbamoyltransferase catalytic subunit; protein product: MDLLSIDSLTDDQIAGILESADRFFGANRRSISSEALRGRIVFNVFYENSTRTAMSFATAAHRLGASAISLSVEHSSVKKGETLEDTAQTLNAMRPDALVIRHRDNGAPGIVAEIMEAPVINAGDGTNEHPTQALLDAATIKHRFGRLKGLKVAICGDIRHSRVARSNAKLLPRLGAEVRLAGPPNLLPDEIPQRSVDDAIEGSDVVMMLRVQRERLEEDLGDAPGEYLQRYGLTAERLTRAAPGAVVMHPGPMNRGVEIDPQIADDPQRSLITLQVEMGVAVRMACLEMLVGRPA
- the ruvX gene encoding Holliday junction resolvase RuvX, with the protein product MITADVSDFAAALPDGGKLAGLDVGTKTIGLAICDGGWHFAGPAETVRRTKFTQDLLSLRKFIDSQSIVGLVIGLPLNMDGTDSPRTQSVRAFARNASALDLPTLLWDERWSTQAVERAMIDADVSRAKRAEKVDALAAAHILQGAIDALANLQRPQ